In Planctomycetaceae bacterium, the following are encoded in one genomic region:
- a CDS encoding STAS domain-containing protein, giving the protein MSDKNKISVSQTSGVTVVALKSASVLDAVEIDIIGREIDAALADLVTPKVILDLRNLQNLSSSMIGVFLTVHKKAQTAKGRVVLCGLKPQLMKVFQIANLDRVLTFAADGPEALKRLQG; this is encoded by the coding sequence ATGTCCGACAAGAACAAAATCAGCGTCTCCCAAACCTCCGGCGTCACGGTGGTGGCGTTAAAATCCGCCTCCGTGCTCGACGCGGTAGAAATCGATATCATCGGTCGCGAGATCGACGCCGCCCTGGCCGACCTGGTCACCCCGAAGGTCATCCTCGACCTGCGCAATCTCCAGAACCTCTCTTCGAGCATGATCGGCGTCTTCCTGACGGTACACAAGAAAGCCCAGACCGCCAAGGGGCGCGTGGTGCTCTGCGGGCTCAAGCCGCAATTGATGAAGGTCTTCCAGATCGCCAATCTTGACCGCGTGCTGACGTTCGCCGCCGACGGCCCAGAAGCGCTCAAGCGCCTGCAGGGTTGA